From Micromonospora echinospora:
GCCCCTGGCGGTGGGCGGGCACGTGCTCGGCGAGCGCGGCGTTGCTGGCGAGCTGCCCGAGGGCGTTGGCGGCGGCGCTGAGCGCCAGCAGCGTCACAAGCATCGGGTACGACCGGGCCAGCCCGGCCACGGCGAGCAGGGAGGCGGCGGAGAGCAGGATACCGCCGCGGGCGACGGTGGCCGGGCCGTACCGCTCGACCAGGGCCCCGGAGGGCACCGAGGCGAGCGCGCTCACGCCGAAGTAGATCGAGACGGCCAGGCCGAGGCCGGCCGGGCTGAACCGGAGTTCGTCACTGAGCTGAACGGCGAGACCGCCGACGAGGAACACGGGCAGGACGCACACGATCGTGGTGACGGTGGCGCCGGCGCCCGCCCGGACCGCCCGCCGGGCCGACGCGGGCGCGTCTCGCGAAACTGTTTCAGTCATTGCGAGCACACCCTACGCCCGCACGTTTTGGCTGCTCATCGTGTCCGTCGACCTACCGTCTGTGTCCGGTGATCTGGCATCCTCCATCCGAACAGGCATTTCGCACTCGGCCGGTTTTTCATATGGTGTAAGTCCCCGGCGGCGGAGGTGGTTGTGCGCGACCCCTTGGCGGAACCCTCGGACCTGATCCGCAGCGTGTCCCGCGCGCTTCGAGTGCTTGAGTCGGTCGGCCGTGCGCCGAGAGGGCTCACCGTGAAGCAGATCGCCCGGCGTTGCGAGTTGACAGTCGCCACGACCTACCACCTCGTGCGCACTCTCGCGTACGAGGGCTACGTGATCCGGCGCGAGGACGGGACGTACATCGTGGGGTTGGAGGTGGCCGACCGCTACCGCGAGCTGGTCACCGCGTTCCGGGGGCCGCCCGCGGTCGGCGAGGCGCTGCGCCGCGCCGCGTCGGACACCGGCTGGAGCCACTACCTCGGCCGTTTCATCGGCGGGCAGGTGGCGGTGACCGCCTCTGCCGAGGGACCGCGCTCGCCCTACCTGGAAGACCTGGTGCCGGGCTTCGACGAGGGCGCCCACGCCACCGCGCTGGGCAAGAGCCTGCTCGCCACGCTCACCACCGAACAGCGCTTCCGCTACCTGCGCGAGTACGGCATGCGCCCGTTCACCACCGCCACCCTCACCACAGTCGAGGCGTTCGAGGCCGACCTGGCCGCCGGTGACCGGCGCGGCATGCAACTGGAACTCGGGCAGTTCCGGCAGGGTGTGGCGTGCGCGGCGGTGCTCGTCGCCCCGGACAAGGACATCGAGCGCCGGGTGGTGCTCGCGTGCGCGTTGCCGGCCGGCGAGATGATGACCTCCGCCCGGGTGGTCCGCGCGAAGCTGCTCACCGCCGCCAGGTCGATCGCCGACGGCATCGCCTCCGAGAACTAGGAAGGCCACCACCCTGGCGGGGTGGTGGCCTTCGGCGGGCGGTCCGGCGCCGGACCGCCCCGGGGTGGGTCAGCTGCCGACCGGGCCGCCGTCGAGGCGCCAGGTGACCACCACGCCGGGCTTGGCGAAGTCGCCGTCCGGCCAGGTGGAGGCCGGGTTCTCCACCGACGCGCCGGTCACCTCGCCCGGGTGCTGCACCGCGACGAAGACCGAACGGTTGTCACCGGTGATGAACGGGCCGCAGGTCTCCGCGCCGAGCGGCACGGTGAGGAACTGCTTCAGGTGGCCCCGCTCCGGACCCTCGACGGCCGTGGCGAACAGGCCGTCATTGCTGCCGAGCGCGTTGCCGTCGGTCGAGATCCACAGGTTGCCGGTGGCGTCGAAGGCCACGTTGTCCGGGCAGGAGATCGGGGAGACCTTGGTCTTGTCGTACCCGGCGAAGTAGGTCGAGGCGTCGGCCGGGTCGCCGCAGAGGATCGGCAGCGACCAGGTGAAGGTCTCGGCGGTGTTGTCGCCGCGGTCCTCGACCAGCTCCAGGATCTGCCCGTGCCGGTTGCTGTTGCGCGGGTTCGCCTCGTCGGCCGGCGCCTTGCCCGCCTTGCCGCGGTCGCTGTTGTTCGTCAGCGCGACGTACACCTTGCCGGTGAGCAGGCTCGGCTCGACGTCCTCGGGGCGGTCCATCTTCGTCGCTCCGACCCTGTCCCCGGCCAGCCGGGTGAAGGTGAGCACGTCCGCGGCGGTCATGCCGTCGACGTACGAGCGGTTGCCGCTGACCAGCTTGATCCAGCGGCCCCGGCCACCGAAGCCGCCGTCGGCCGGGAGCCTGCCGGAACCGTCGATCTCGGCGGCCGGGCTGTCCCCCTCGATCTTGGCGACGTAGAGCGTGCCCGACTCCAGCAGCGTCAGGTTGTGCCGCCGGGCCACCGAGGACTTCCCCGGCATGAACTTCTTGTCCGACACGAACCTGTAGAGGTAGTCGAAGCGCTCGTCGTCGCCCATGTACGCGACCACGCGGCCGTTGCGCGCCACTATGACGTTCGCGCCCTCGTGCTTGAACCGGCCCAGCGCGGTGTGCTTGCGCGGCTTGGACTGCGGGTCGAACGGGTCGATCTCGACGATCCAGCCGAACCGGTTCGCCTCGTTGGGGTGCCTGGCCAGGTCGAAGCGCTCGTCCGCCCGGTCCCACTTGCGGCTGCCACTCGGGTGGCGCACGTCCGTCGGGATGCCCGTAGCGGGTCAGCTTCGCCTTCTGCTCCTCGGCCACGCCGTCACCGCCGACGAAGTACTGGTTGAAGTTCTCCTCGCCGGAGAGCACTGTGCCCCACGGGGTGACGCCGCCCGCGCAGTTGTTCAACGTGCCGATGACCGTCCGGCCCTTCGGGTCGGCGGCGGTACGCAGCCAGGCCGACCCGGCCGCCGGCCCGGTCAGCTCGAACTTCGTCGCCAGCGCCGTGACCCGGCGGTTGTACTCGCGCCGGCCGCGCCGCACCGGCTGCCACTGCCCGGTGTTCTCCACCCGCTCCAGCTCGGCCACTGACATGCCGTGCGCGGCCATCGCCACCCGCACCTGCTCCACAGTGAGCGCGTCCTGGCTGGTGAAGCCGGGGAACATCAGGTCCTCGTTGGTGTACTCGTGGTTCACCACGAGCAGCGCCCGCCGGCGGTCGATCGGCAGCACGCCGACGAAGTCGTTGTTGTAGCCGAACTGCCTGGACTGGGCGGCGGCGGTCTGCCGGCCCAGGTCGAACGCGGGCGCGCCGGGCACGACCTCGTCGCCCCAGCGGATCACCACCGAGTGGTCGTACCCGTTCGGCACGACGAGCGCGTCGAGCTTGTTCGGCGGGATCGGCTTGAACGTCAGCGCGCCGCTGCCGGGACGACCCGCACCGGTGGCGGCCATCTCGCCCCCGCCCGGCACAGGCGGAGCGGCGGGGGCGGCGGCCGCCGGGGCGCCGGCCAGCGCGCCCGCCGCGGCGCCGCCGAAGCCGAGCACCAGCGCGCCGACCGCGCCGGCCCGGACCACGCCGCGCCGGGAGATCTCGGTGTCGACCAGGTCCCCGAAGTACGGGTTGTCGGTCGGGTTGGGCACCGGGTGGTCGCAGGCGTTGCCGCACCGGTACAGACAGGTCATCGCGTCGCGGCTGCCGTGGCGGGTGCCGCCGAGCAGCGGGAGCAGGCGAGGCCGGTCGCTCATGAGGTGGAGCCTCCTGATCGGACGTGGGGAAGGCGCACGGGCGAACGGCCCGTGCGCTCACCCGCCGGACGCTGCCAGGGCACCGTGAGCGGCGGCCGGCCCGGAGCTGAACCGGACGTGAACAGCTCCGACGTGACCTGCGGCTGAACCGTTCGGCGGCCCGGCACGTATGGAAGGGCGTACACATCGCCGGTTTCCCCGCCGCCGGAAGCGAGGTACCGCCATCAGCGACCACGACGCCCAACTGCTGCGCGCGCTGCACGACGAGCATGCCGACGCGCTGTACGCGCACGCCCTGCGGTTGGTAAACGGCGATCGGCCCCGGGCCGAGGACCTGGTGCAGGAGACGTTGCTGCGCGCCTGGCGGCACCCCGAGTCGCTGGATCCGCGACGCGGCTCGGTACGCGCCTGGCTGTTCACCACCGCGCGGAACCTGGCCATCGACGCCTGGCGGCGGCGCTCGGCCCGGGTCGGCGAGGTGTACACGGACGAACTGCCGGAGACTGCCGAGACGGTCGACGAGACGGAACGCGCGGTGGAGGCGTGGACCGTGGCCGAGGCACTCAACCGGCTCAGCCCGACCCATCGGGAAGTGCTCGTCGAGTGCTTCTACCAGGGGCGTTCGGTGGCGGAGGCGGCCGCCCGCCTGGGCGTGCCACCCGGCACGGTGAAGTCGCGCACCCACTACGCGCTGCGCTCACTACGGTTGGCGCTGGCCGAGATGGGGGTGACCGGATGACACGCTGCGAGTTCGCGCACGACGACGGGGCGTACGTGCTGGGCGCCCTCGCCCCGGCGGACCGGGTCGCCTACGAGCGGCACCTGGCCGGCTGCGCCCAGTGCCGGGAGGCGGTGGCCGAGATCGCCGTGCTGCCCGGCCTGCTGGGACGGCTCGACCCGGCCGGGTTGGAGCAGTTCCTGGAGGTCGGACCCGAGGCGTCGCGGGTGCCCGCACTGCTCGACGCCGCGCGGGAGCGCAAGCGCCGCGAGCGGTCCCGCTCCCGCCGCCAGTACGCGCTGACCGCGCTCGCCGCCGCCGCGCTCGCGGTGGTGGCCGGTGTCGGGGTGGCGCTGGTCCAGCCGCCGGCCGAGCCGTCCACGCCGCAGGTGGCGCTGACCTCCATGCGCCCGGTGGCCGGGACGGTGCCGGTGCACGCCGAGGTGGGGCTGACCGAGACGCCGTGGGGCACCGAGGTCACCATGCACTGCGGCTACGACAGGCGGGCCGGGCACCGGGAGGCATACACGTTCCGGCTGGTCGCGCACGGCCCGGACGGCGCGACGGAGCAGATCGGCTCCTGGCTCGCCGCCCCCGGCGACGACCTGCGCTTCTCCGGCGTCACCCGGTTCACGAAGGGCGAACTGGTCCGCCTGGAACTCCTCCGAGGCGCCAATTCCCCCGTCCTGGCCTACGACTTCCGCTGACTCCGCCCTCTGCTCCGGCGATCTTGCACTTCCGGCCCTCGGTGCGGGTTCTTCGCCCCTTTTGCCGGGGCGGTAAGTGCAAGATCAGCGGCTTGGGGTGGGGTGGGGGTGGGGGGTTGGGTGCGGGCGGCGGATCGGGTGCGGTGGGAGTGGTGCAGGGCGTCGGCCGTGAAGACCATCAGGGCGAGCCAGACCAGCGCGAAGCCGGCCAGCCGGACCGGGGGCATCGGCTCGTGGAAGATCAGCACGCCGCAGCCGAGCTGGAGGATCGGGGCGAGGTACTGCAACATGCCGACAGTGGACAGCGGCAACCGGTTCGCCGCCCCGGCGAAGAGCAGCAGCGGGATCGCGGTGGCGGCGCCGGCGAGCACCAGCAGCGCGGTGTGCCCGGCCGAGACGTGCCCGAACGTCGAGTCGCCGCGAGCCGACAGCCAGCCCAGGTACGCCAGGGCGGGCAGCGCCAGCACCGCCGACTCGACGAAGAGCCCCTCCGTGGCGGGCAGCGCGAGGCGCTTCTTGACCAGGCCGTACCCGGCGAAGCTGAACGCCAGGGTGAGCGCCAGCCAGGGCAGCCGGCCGTAGTCCACGGTGAGCACCGCCACCGCGAACGCGCCGACGCCGAGCGCCGCCCACTGCGCCGGGCGCAGCCGTTCCCGCAGCAGGAACACGCCGAACAGCACCGACACCAGCGGGTTGATGAAGTAGCCGAGCGCCGTCTCCACCACCCGGTCGGAGTTCACGCCGTAGATGTACGTGCCCCAGTTGACGGCGATCAGCGCGGCGGCGAGCCCGATGCCGGCGAGCGCGCGGGGCCGCCGGGCCAGCTTGCGCAGGAAACCGGCGTGCCGCGTTGCGGCCAGCAGCAACGCGACGAACGCCACCGACCAGAGGATCCGGTGCGCGAGGATCTCCACCGGCCCGGCCGGGCGGAGCAGCTTGAGGTAGATCGGGAAGAAACCCCAGATCAGGTACGCGCCGACGCCGTACAGGTAGCCGAGCCGGAGCTGGTTCACCGCTACACCGTAAGTGGTGGATCGGTCTGCTGGTCCTTATCGGTGACCGGCGTCACCCGCTGATCCAGCTCCATCCACCGATCCGGCGCGACAGGGCGGAAGCCGAGCTTCGCGTAGACCCCGTGCGCGTCGAGCGTCGCCAGCAGAATCCGGCGTACGCCCAGCTCGTCCAGGTGGTCGCGGACCGCGCCGGCCAGCCAGGTGCCCAGGCCGCGACCCCGCTCGGACGGGTCCACGTAGACGTCGCAGAGCCAGGCGAACGTGGCCCGGTCGGTGACCACCCGGGCCACCGCGACCTGCCGCCCGTCATCGGGCCGGTAGACGCCGAAGCCGATCGAGCCGGCGAACGAGCGCGCCACCGTCTCCCGCTCCCGCCCCCGCGCCCAGTACGCGTCACCGGCGAGCCAGGCGTGCACCCGGTCCAGGTCGATCCGGTCCGGGTCGGTGCTGATCTGGTAGCCGTCCGCGCGGGTCAGAGTGAACACCCGGCCGACGTTAGCGTCGTCCCCCGGGCCGCTCGCCAGCCAATTCCCTCCTGCTGGCCTGGTGGCCCCGGCCGGTCGCCGTCGCGGCCGGCCGGGACCGGGGCGTCAGTCGCGGTCGAGGACGGCGCCGAGGATCCAGGTGACGATGCCGACGAACAGCGCGCCCAGCACCGCCTCCGGCCAGAACCCGTCCACGTGGAAGGGCAGCCCGGCCTCACCGGCGATCCAGCTGGTGAGCAGGAAGAGCAGGCCGTTCACCACGATCGCGATCAGGCCGAGGGTCAGCAGGTAGAACCCGCAGCCCACGGTCTTGATGATCGGCTGGAGCACCGCGTTGACCACACCGAAGATCACCGCGACGAGCACCAGCGTGATCACGGTCTCGGTGGCCGACTCGGAGTCCAGCGAGATGCCCGGGATGAGCAGCGTGGCGAGCCAGAACGCCACCGCCGTCGAGCCCACACGAATCAGAAGACCCTTCAGGAAATCCATGGCCGGGATCGTGCCACGGACGTACCACCAGGGAAAGTAGCGTCGTCCGACCGGGCCGGGCGCGGCGCCTCAGTGTCGCGCCGGGCGACCGACCAGTTGCGACTCCACAGGCGTCGGTGAGAGCAGCGCCCACCGCAGGGCCCGCCGGTTGACCACAGCCACCATGTCGTCGCGGATGCGGGTCAGCCAGTCGGCGGAGCCGCCGAGCCCGAGCGCCGCTCCGGCCAGCGCCGCCTCGTCCGGGTCGAGCGGTTGGAGGATCGCCAGGTCGGCGCGAGCCAGCGCGGCCGTGTCGGCCGAGGTCAGCTCGTCGCGGACCACGAGCACCGACTGCCAGGCGGCATCCGGGCCGGCGTCCGGCGGCACCGGGCCGACGTCGACCACGACCAGCAGCGGGCACAGCGGCGAGCCGGACGCGCGGCCCACCGGACGCCCCGGCGCAAGCAGCGGTACGCCGCCGCCGAGCGTCCCGACACCGCGTACGAACGGCTCCCAGACCCGGGGGCGGCCGGTCTGCACCGCCACGCGGGCACCCAGCGCCAGTGCCCGCAGCACGAGCAGTTGAGCGGCCGGTACGCCGCCGACCAGCAGAACCCGCGTCGTGGCCGGCCGGAACAGGCGCACGGTGAGCGCGGCGCCGTGGCGGTTGGCGCCCACCATCAGGCCGGCGGTGGCCAGCGGCAGGTCCAGCGCGGGTGGCGGCGACCCGGGCCCGCCGGTCACCCCCAACGGCAGCGTGGCGGCCAGCCCGACCAGGTGCTCCCCGTCCAGCCGGCGCAGCTCGGCGCCGACGTCACCGGCGACCCGCCGCAGCGTCCGATCCGCCGCCGACAACTCGTCCACGCTGCCCGCGGCGACCCGCACCGCCAGCTCGGCCGGGGCCGGACCCGCACCGGTGCGGGGACCCACAGTCAGCGCGACGGTGGTGGCTGTGGCCGGCACCGCGAGCAGCCGGGTGACCAGACCCCGGGCGGCCTCGACGCGCGGATCCGGCCACCGGCGCAGTCGCCAGGTGGCCTGCGCCAGCCCGCCCAGCGCGAGCAGCGGCCACGTCTCCCGGACCGGGGCGCCGGGCTCGTGATGCGCCAGCTCGGCGATCACCCGTAGCGCCGCGTCCCCGCCGAGCGGCCGGGCGGTGAGCGGCCCGAGCCGGCGGACGATCCGCCGCAGCGTGCCGGAGAGCGCCCGCAGCAACTCCTCGTCCGGCCAGCCGTCCGCGCGCAACACCTGGACGGCCAGGACCGCCCGCGCCCGCCCTGCCACCCGGCCGTCGGTGAGCTGCCGGTACGACGTCCCGGCGGGACCGGCCGCGACGGCCGGCGCGGGCGCGGGGGAGGACGAGAAGACGAGCTGCAACCGGATCGCAGGGGCATCCGGGCTGCTCGGCGGGAGCAGGTCGAACGGCGCGGGCAGCCGGCGCGCGTGGTCACCGAGCAGGTCGTCCGGGTCGCCGAGTTCCAGCAGCGCGGTCAGGCCGGCGGCATCGTGCAGCACGGCGGCCGGACCGCCGGCCAGCTCGGTGGAGCCGGCCACCGAACCCGGCCGGACCAGCTCCAGCAGCGCCGCCGGATCGGCGGCCGCCGGCAGGGCGCGGCGCCGGGTCAGGTACGCGACGGCGGTGACGAGCCATTCGTGCAGCCAGCGGCCCCGTACCCGGATCCACGCGGCCGGCAGCACCAGCGCGGCCGTGAGCAGCGCGACGGCGGTCGCCACGACACCCCGCCCGGCGGCAGCCACCAGCACGGCTGCCGCGACCTGTGTCGCCACGACCTGACCGGCCCGCTGCCGAGGGCTCGGCCGATATGTCCACAGTGGGGTGGGCGCGGCCGGTCGGGTCGTAGTCGTCGCGGTCACCGCACCTCCTCGCCCGGGCCTCGCTGTGACGTCACCGTGGCACATCGTAATGGGCGTGTTGTCCACAGGGGAGCCCGAGGGGGTAGCAGAACCGGAATGGGACGGCTACCGTCAGCGACGAAATCGTCGAGTTGCGTGTCCGCCGCCGCCTGGCCTTCCCCTCCATCGGCCCCGGACGCCCTCCCGGCGAGTCCACGGTGGTCACTGCTGTGACCAGCCACGACCGAGGAGACGAGGTGACGTCCGGGATGTCCCAGACCCAGGCAGAAGCCGCGGTGATGCAGCAGACCGCCGCGAAGTTCGAGCAGGTCGACCAGTCGCTGCAGACCATGCTCAGCGGCCTGATGGCCGAGCTGGAGGTGTTGCAGCAGGCCTGGCGGGGCGCCGGTGGGCGCTCGTTCGCGCAGGTCAAGCAGCAGTGGGCGCAGGACCAGGCGGCCCTTCAGCGGGCGCTGCGGGAGACCGCCACCGCGATCCGCACCGCCGGCCGGCAGTACGACCTGTCCGACACCGAGGCCGCCGGCCGGGTGGCGGGCACCAACCGCGGCATCCAGCTGCCCCTCTGACAACCGGAAGGATCGAACTCATGGAGCACGGTGTGCTGGTCGTCAACTTCGCCGCCCTGCAACAGGCCGGCGCGGACATCCAACGGGCGCTGTCCACCCTGGAGAGCCAGCTCGGCCAGCTGGAACGCGACGCCGCCCCGCTGGTGGCGAGCTGGAACGGCTCCGCCCGCGAGGCGTACGAGGTGCGGCAGTCCCGGTGGCGGGCCGCCTCGCAGGACCTCCAGGCGATG
This genomic window contains:
- a CDS encoding WXG100 family type VII secretion target, which gives rise to MEHGVLVVNFAALQQAGADIQRALSTLESQLGQLERDAAPLVASWNGSAREAYEVRQSRWRAASQDLQAMLRDIKLAVEDSAADYLDTEKRNANLFQ
- the eccE gene encoding type VII secretion protein EccE translates to MCHGDVTARPGRGGAVTATTTTRPAAPTPLWTYRPSPRQRAGQVVATQVAAAVLVAAAGRGVVATAVALLTAALVLPAAWIRVRGRWLHEWLVTAVAYLTRRRALPAAADPAALLELVRPGSVAGSTELAGGPAAVLHDAAGLTALLELGDPDDLLGDHARRLPAPFDLLPPSSPDAPAIRLQLVFSSSPAPAPAVAAGPAGTSYRQLTDGRVAGRARAVLAVQVLRADGWPDEELLRALSGTLRRIVRRLGPLTARPLGGDAALRVIAELAHHEPGAPVRETWPLLALGGLAQATWRLRRWPDPRVEAARGLVTRLLAVPATATTVALTVGPRTGAGPAPAELAVRVAAGSVDELSAADRTLRRVAGDVGAELRRLDGEHLVGLAATLPLGVTGGPGSPPPALDLPLATAGLMVGANRHGAALTVRLFRPATTRVLLVGGVPAAQLLVLRALALGARVAVQTGRPRVWEPFVRGVGTLGGGVPLLAPGRPVGRASGSPLCPLLVVVDVGPVPPDAGPDAAWQSVLVVRDELTSADTAALARADLAILQPLDPDEAALAGAALGLGGSADWLTRIRDDMVAVVNRRALRWALLSPTPVESQLVGRPARH
- a CDS encoding IclR family transcriptional regulator, whose product is MRDPLAEPSDLIRSVSRALRVLESVGRAPRGLTVKQIARRCELTVATTYHLVRTLAYEGYVIRREDGTYIVGLEVADRYRELVTAFRGPPAVGEALRRAASDTGWSHYLGRFIGGQVAVTASAEGPRSPYLEDLVPGFDEGAHATALGKSLLATLTTEQRFRYLREYGMRPFTTATLTTVEAFEADLAAGDRRGMQLELGQFRQGVACAAVLVAPDKDIERRVVLACALPAGEMMTSARVVRAKLLTAARSIADGIASEN
- a CDS encoding GNAT family N-acetyltransferase, which gives rise to MFTLTRADGYQISTDPDRIDLDRVHAWLAGDAYWARGRERETVARSFAGSIGFGVYRPDDGRQVAVARVVTDRATFAWLCDVYVDPSERGRGLGTWLAGAVRDHLDELGVRRILLATLDAHGVYAKLGFRPVAPDRWMELDQRVTPVTDKDQQTDPPLTV
- a CDS encoding sigma-70 family RNA polymerase sigma factor — its product is MEGRTHRRFPRRRKRGTAISDHDAQLLRALHDEHADALYAHALRLVNGDRPRAEDLVQETLLRAWRHPESLDPRRGSVRAWLFTTARNLAIDAWRRRSARVGEVYTDELPETAETVDETERAVEAWTVAEALNRLSPTHREVLVECFYQGRSVAEAAARLGVPPGTVKSRTHYALRSLRLALAEMGVTG
- a CDS encoding WXG100 family type VII secretion target; this encodes MSQTQAEAAVMQQTAAKFEQVDQSLQTMLSGLMAELEVLQQAWRGAGGRSFAQVKQQWAQDQAALQRALRETATAIRTAGRQYDLSDTEAAGRVAGTNRGIQLPL
- the rarD gene encoding EamA family transporter RarD, translated to MNQLRLGYLYGVGAYLIWGFFPIYLKLLRPAGPVEILAHRILWSVAFVALLLAATRHAGFLRKLARRPRALAGIGLAAALIAVNWGTYIYGVNSDRVVETALGYFINPLVSVLFGVFLLRERLRPAQWAALGVGAFAVAVLTVDYGRLPWLALTLAFSFAGYGLVKKRLALPATEGLFVESAVLALPALAYLGWLSARGDSTFGHVSAGHTALLVLAGAATAIPLLLFAGAANRLPLSTVGMLQYLAPILQLGCGVLIFHEPMPPVRLAGFALVWLALMVFTADALHHSHRTRSAARTQPPTPTPPQAADLALTAPAKGAKNPHRGPEVQDRRSRGRSQRKS
- a CDS encoding phage holin family protein, with translation MDFLKGLLIRVGSTAVAFWLATLLIPGISLDSESATETVITLVLVAVIFGVVNAVLQPIIKTVGCGFYLLTLGLIAIVVNGLLFLLTSWIAGEAGLPFHVDGFWPEAVLGALFVGIVTWILGAVLDRD
- a CDS encoding anti-sigma factor family protein, yielding MTRCEFAHDDGAYVLGALAPADRVAYERHLAGCAQCREAVAEIAVLPGLLGRLDPAGLEQFLEVGPEASRVPALLDAARERKRRERSRSRRQYALTALAAAALAVVAGVGVALVQPPAEPSTPQVALTSMRPVAGTVPVHAEVGLTETPWGTEVTMHCGYDRRAGHREAYTFRLVAHGPDGATEQIGSWLAAPGDDLRFSGVTRFTKGELVRLELLRGANSPVLAYDFR